Part of the Niallia alba genome is shown below.
AATTAATCGAGGGGAGGAACACAAAAGTGGGCATTGTAGTGGTAGAAATTTGCGATGGAAGTTTGATTACAGCAATAAATTTAGAAGAAATAATAGAATCTAAATATCCAGAAGTTGCCGTGATTGAAAGTAGCTGTCTTTCATTTTGTGGAATGTGTGCGAAACGGCCTTACGCAATTGTTAACGGAAAAAGAATATTTGCGAAAACTACAGAAGAATGTCTTCAACTAATTATGAAACAAATTGAAGCTGAATTAGCTGTTTTTGCATAATAGTAATAGAAAAAAGGGAAGTCTTAAGAATCATTTTCTTTAAGACTTCCCTTTTTTCTATTATTACTACTTAGCTTGCAATAAATAGCTGTTATACCTCTACTAAGGAAGAAGCAGGTTGTGGAACAAACTTCACTAAAAACTTACAGTGATTATCTCCTTCCGTTCTGCAGCATGTTCTAGCAACATCATTTGTGCCGAGAACTTTTTTCAGCATTTCTGTCTCACATCGACAGGCAATCTTAAACTCCTTAGCAACTTCTAAGATGGGGCAATTATATTCTGTTATTTCAAAAGTATAGTCGTCCACTTGTGATAAATCAGCCATATAGCCTTTTTCATTTTGAATAGTAACCATTTCCTGCATTTTCTCAGAAGGTTTTTTGTCTTCCATGCGAGAAATATGCTCTTTTGTTAGACGTTCTTCCCGTTTATTAAATAACTGTTGCACTGAATCTTCTCCATATAGTTCTTTTACATCATGTAATAAATCGATGCTAATTCCTTCATAGCTTTTTGGAAAAAAATATTCTGCTCTTTCCGCCAATGTAAAGCTTTGAATAGGGCGTCCCATTGGTTGTTTTATTAGTTCGGATTGAATCAAATCATCTTTTTCTAATATCGTTAAGTGCTTTCGCACGGCCATATGTGTTATTTGCAGACGATCAGTAAAATCGTTTACGGTTAAGGAACCTTCTTTTTTGAGAAGATGAAGAATTTTATCTTTTGTCGTTTTTGTATTAACCATTATAAACCTCCATTCTATTTCAGTGGAGAGAAAAATTATAAATAAAGGCTACTTTATTTTCCAATTAATTCTTTTTGTCTATAGAAAAAACAATAACCTTTTAGAAAACAGCCTAAATAAAAGTGTAGAGAAATTAATTATACCAGAAAGTATAAAATGTTAAAAGTAGTTACTTTGTACAAGATTGCTTGCATAGAATTAAATTAGTTTTGTGATAAAATATCCAAAATTTGAAATAAAGTAATTGATTTTTTTTTATTAATGGGTTAATGTTTAATTATACTTTTTAAACCAATAAGTATAAAAAATTGGAGGAATTACAAAATGACTACATATTCATTACCAGCTTTACCATACGAATTTAATGCTTTAGAACCTCAGATTGATCAGAAAACAATGGAAATTCACTATGGAAAACATCATCAAACATACGTAAACAATTTAAATGCTGCTCTTGAAGGGCAAGATGCATTACAAGGAAAAACTCTAGAAGAACTATTAAGCGATCTTAATGAAGTACCAGAACAAATTAGAACAGCTGTAAGAAATAATGGAGGTGGTCATTTAAACCATTCCTTATTTTGGGAGGTTATTGCACCATCTACAGGTACGAATGCTCCTTCTGGTGAATTAGCAGAAGCGATCAATAAAGCATTTGGTAGCTATGATGAATTTAAA
Proteins encoded:
- a CDS encoding DUF1450 domain-containing protein; protein product: MGIVVVEICDGSLITAINLEEIIESKYPEVAVIESSCLSFCGMCAKRPYAIVNGKRIFAKTTEECLQLIMKQIEAELAVFA
- a CDS encoding helix-turn-helix transcriptional regulator, with amino-acid sequence MVNTKTTKDKILHLLKKEGSLTVNDFTDRLQITHMAVRKHLTILEKDDLIQSELIKQPMGRPIQSFTLAERAEYFFPKSYEGISIDLLHDVKELYGEDSVQQLFNKREERLTKEHISRMEDKKPSEKMQEMVTIQNEKGYMADLSQVDDYTFEITEYNCPILEVAKEFKIACRCETEMLKKVLGTNDVARTCCRTEGDNHCKFLVKFVPQPASSLVEV
- a CDS encoding superoxide dismutase, producing the protein MTTYSLPALPYEFNALEPQIDQKTMEIHYGKHHQTYVNNLNAALEGQDALQGKTLEELLSDLNEVPEQIRTAVRNNGGGHLNHSLFWEVIAPSTGTNAPSGELAEAINKAFGSYDEFKQQFTVAATTRFGSGWAWLVVDQEGNLKVTSTPNQDNPIMDGERAILGLDVWEHAYYLNYQNRRPEYISNFFSIINWSIVADKFANN